Proteins co-encoded in one Zygotorulaspora mrakii chromosome 5, complete sequence genomic window:
- the CWH41 gene encoding mannosyl-oligosaccharide glucosidase (similar to Saccharomyces cerevisiae CWH41 (YGL027C); ancestral locus Anc_4.90), giving the protein MHILYSILGLFAFVRYSIGLLEDVQASLSEQTSFDEYINKSLLWAPYRSNCYFGIRPRNVNKSPFILGLMWFDNSELNALNGIRHFVEQGDKLAKYGWEVYDPRIGGKQIFIDQHNNLNLTVYFTKNHEGDNWAIRVKGEPLDKTKKTTTSVVLYFNQNGEDGISKIVKTLDVDNSLQFEGFSKELGSYELSIRDNHGEYYADPNLPTMEVVSGCDSSRVAHVSLKVPDDNVWMAKDVFNSLLADSVRAIVQEKGTANISPSLNPSLFTIRNLYSFPAGNFHYVQKTFDLSKAGGFEFDVTYNKVNSKEKILSSQKITLLITEALQEVEARFNRHFQIQDEDKEMRVFALETLSNLLGGIGYFHGTQMVDRETTLDDGQYEKIDLANGHEEGPLSLFTSVPSRAFFPRGFYWDEGFHLLQIMEYDFDLAFVIMSSWFDLIEDSGWIPREVILGNEARSKVPEEFTVQNPNIANPPVLLLAFSEMLDKVIGKKENLAINFFGDNRADNFEETSQLENNEELLLVYAKKIYPKLLRHYEWFRDSQRGSIDEWEEVLEDEELSEDISKNEVYSWKGRTIDHCLPSGLDDYPRAQPPDISELDVDALAWVGVMTRSMRKIAHILNFEDDERRYANIESDIVKNLDLLHWSEDNSCYCDLIVNDYSEAREFVCHEGYISLLPFALKLIPLNSPHLPDLINLMGDPQKLLSDFGLLSLSRQDEFFGTKENYWRGPIWMNINYLCLDAIKHYYPEVTNDEIKQMDETSKKAKALYVKLRGNLISNVFRVWKEKGYCYEAYEQNTGDGKSAEHFTGWTALIVNIIGQK; this is encoded by the coding sequence ATGCATATTTTGTACTCAATTCTTGGCCTTTTTGCATTTGTAAGGTACTCGATTGGACTGCTGGAGGATGTACAAGCTTCCCTAAGTGAGCAAACATCGTTTGATGAGTACATCAATAAATCATTACTTTGGGCCCCTTATAGATCAAACTGCTACTTCGGAATCAGGCCACGAAATGTTAACAAAAGCCCGTTTATCTTAGGGCTAATGTGGTTTGATAATTCCGAATTGAATGCGCTCAACGGCATAAGGcattttgttgaacaagGTGATAAACTAGCTAAATATGGGTGGGAGGTCTATGATCCAAGAATTGGTGGTAAACAGATTTTCATAGATCAGCATAATAACCTTAACCTAACTGTTTATTTCACGAAGAACCATGAAGGCGATAATTGGGCAATCAGAGTGAAAGGTGAGCCTCTCGATAAGACTAAGAAAACGACAACCTCAGTCgttttatatttcaatcAAAATGGCGAGGATGgcatttcaaaaatagTTAAGACCCTTGATGTTGATAACTCTTTGCAATTTGAAGGATTTTCGAAGGAGTTGGGCTCCTACGAGCTTTCAATAAGAGACAATCACGGTGAGTATTATGCAGATCCTAATCTGCCTACCATGGAAGTAGTTTCAGGCTGTGACAGTTCTAGGGTAGCCCATGtatctttgaaagttcCGGATGATAATGTTTGGATGGCCAAAGACGTTTTTAATTCACTGCTGGCAGATTCTGTTAGAGCTATTGTTCAGGAGAAGGGAACAGCGAACATTTCTCCTTCGTTAAATCCCAGTTTATTCACTATACGAAACCTTTACAGTTTCCCTGCTGGAAATTTTCATTACGTCCAAAAGACCTTCGATCTCTCTAAGGCTGGCGGATTCGAATTCGATGTCACCTATAACAAAGTGAATagcaaagaaaagatattgaGTTCTCAAAAGATCACTTTGCTAATTACAGAAGCTCTTCAAGAGGTCGAAGCAAGATTCAACAGACACTTTCAAATACAAGATGAGGATAAAGAAATGCGTGTATTTGCACTAgaaactctttcaaatttattaGGTGGAATAGGATACTTTCATGGTACTCAGATGGTTGATAGGGAAACAACCTTAGATGACGGGCAATATGAAAAGATAGATTTAGCGAATGGACATGAGGAAGGTCCTTTGAGTTTATTCACAAGCGTCCCCAGCAGGGCATTCTTTCCACGAGGATTTTACTGGGATGAAGGATTTCATCTTCTACAAATAATGGAATATGACTTCGACCTTGCCTTTGTAATAATGTCAAGTTGGTTTGACTTGATTGAGGACAGTGGATGGATTCCCAGAGAAGTTATTTTGGGAAATGAGGCAAGGTCAAAAGTTCCAGAAGAATTCACGGTTCAAAATCCAAACATTGCCAACCCGCCTGTCTTGCTTTTAGCATTCAGCGAAATGCTTGATAAAGTGATTGGCAAAAAGGAGAATTTAGCCATAAATTTCTTTGGAGATAACCGTGCGGACAACTTCGAGGAGACAAGTCAGCTAGAGAATAATGAAGAGCTATTACTCGTttatgcaaaaaaaatctatCCCAAGTTGCTGAGACATTATGAATGGTTTAGAGATTCCCAAAGGGgttcaattgatgaatGGGAAGAGGTacttgaagatgaagaactGTCAGAGGACATCAGCAAAAATGAAGTCTACTCTTGGAAGGGACGTACAATTGATCACTGTTTACCTAGTGGTCTGGATGATTACCCAAGGGCCCAGCCTCCTGATATCTCTGAACTAGACGTCGACGCCTTAGCATGGGTTGGGGTCATGACTAGGTCAATGAGAAAAATAGCCCATATATTAAATTTCGAAGATGATGAACGTCGTTATGCAAATATTGAGAGCGATATcgtaaaaaatttagacTTACTACATTGGAGCGAGGATAATAGCTGCTATTGTGATCTGATAGTTAATGATTATTCAGAGGCGCGCGAATTTGTTTGCCATGAAGGATACATATCACTGTTGCCGTTTGCACTGAAATTAATTCCCTTGAACTCTCCTCATCTACCAGATCTTATCAATCTAATGGGCGATCCACAGAAATTACTTTCGGATTTTGGGCTCTTATCACTTTCCAGACAAGATGAGTTTTTTGGTACAAAAGAGAATTACTGGAGAGGGCCAATCTGGATGAACATCAACTACCTGTGTCTTGACGCCATTAAGCATTACTATCCTGAAGTaacaaatgatgaaataaaacaaatggATGAAACAAGCAAAAAAGCTAAAGCCCTCTACGTGAAATTGAGAGGAAATTTGATTTCGAACGTGTTTCGTGTTTGGAAAGAGAAGGGATACTGTTATGAAGCTTATGAGCAGAATACAGGAGATGGCAAAAGTGCAGAACATTTCACTGGTTGGACAGCGTTAATCGTAAACATTATCGGGCAGAAATAG
- a CDS encoding inositol oxygenase has translation MVANKKEGHILELIDEDVLTVNAITAKIRKSKVATDNGVDNVDDDEGIRKRRKVDDDESNSEKHDIMDGISSEEFRQYHKAKDRVREFYKEQHEMQTMAFNLQARINYKTKVRAKMTIWEALCKLSKLIDDSDPDTELSQIDHAIQTAQAIREDKKPRWMQLVGLIHDLGKILYFFDSEGQWDVVGDTFPVGCEFVKENIFHEFFAGNPDSSHPIYSTKYGMYEPNCGLSSLLISWGHDEYMYYITKSQSTLNEQALAMIRYHSFYPWHREGAYRYLMNDSDDELLQAVQEFNEYDLYSKSLKKYDLETLKPYYLDLISEFFPNEYIEF, from the coding sequence ATGGTGGCTAACAAAAAGGAAGGACACATTTTAGAGCTGATCGACGAAGACGTGCTGACAGTGAATGCCATCACCGCAAAGATAAGGAAGAGCAAAGTCGCTACAGATAATGGTGTTGATAATgtcgatgatgatgaaggcATTCGAAAGCGGAGAAAGGTTGATGACGACGAGTCAAATTCAGAGAAACATGATATCATGGATGGCATTAGCTCTGAAGAGTTCCGGCAATACCACAAAGCCAAGGATAGAGTACGAGAGTTCTATAAGGAGCAACATGAAATGCAAACGATGGCATTCAATTTGCAGGCAAGAATCAATTACAAGACAAAGGTCAGGGCAAAGATGACCATATGGGAGGCCCTTTGCAAACTGAGCAAATTGATTGACGATTCTGATCCCGATACAGAACTCTCTCAAATTGACCACGCAATACAAACTGCACAGGCAATTagagaagataaaaaacCGAGATGGATGCAGTTAGTTGGCCTGATACATGATTTAGGAAAGAtcctttatttttttgacagTGAAGGACAATGGGATGTTGTTGGTGACACTTTTCCAGTTGGCTGTGAATTTGTGAAGGAGAACATATTTCATGAATTTTTTGCCGGAAATCCTGATAGTTCACACCCAATATATTCAACCAAATATGGAATGTATGAGCCGAATTGTGGTCTAAGCTCCCTATTGATTTCATGGGGTCACGATGAGTACATGTATTACATTACAAAAAGTCAATCCACTTTAAACGAACAAGCCCTAGCGATGATACGATATCATTCATTTTACCCTTGGCATAGAGAAGGTGCCTATAGATATCTAATGAATGATTCCGACGATGAGTTACTCCAAGCTGTTCAAGAATTTAATGAATATGATCTTTACTCGAAAAGCCTGAAAAAATACGACCTGGAAACATTAAAACCTTATTATCTGGACTTGATCAGTGAGttctttccaaatgaaTACATAGAATTCTAA
- the SCW11 gene encoding putative glucan endo-1,3-beta-D-glucosidase (similar to Saccharomyces cerevisiae SCW11 (YGL028C); ancestral locus Anc_4.89), translating into MRLATSLLFLSLELLGSTVNALPIYHGDNHDHQKREIVTRMHTAATQTVTDFYSTTTNIVVAPTVEFVISGTATYTTTLLPDGVDPTIQPSVTLTTTLALKQAEMVSSLGAAGLPSNDATSEIQGNQRATTQDVNSQQTTQVQTTQEQSTQDTEQSSVEPSSTQMTTTVSPTTISQITSAQETTASSSANFVSAIGNDQVQASVMSQPPVQAHTSFEATATSSSSENAQPATSTSSSAPSETSSSTSDNNNMSNIPVAVTYSPYNSDGTCRSSDSIYNDLRIIKSKGISQVRIYGTDCNSLQAVQPACSELGIKINQGFWISSAGVDSIDGSVASLIEYGQQNGWDIFEYITIGNEAINSGFCSVSDLISKIASVKSQLRSAGYSGRVTTSEPPVSYSNHPELCTDSAIDFVGINPHSYFNSAIDASGAGSFIKGQLQLTQRICGTDDVVITETGYPSRGNTNGRNVPSAENQRIAVQSILDELDKQVTILSYFDDLWKDPGSYGIEQSFGIESLLS; encoded by the coding sequence ATGAGATTAGCTACCAGCCTGttatttttatctttgGAACTTCTTGGCTCAACAGTCAATGCACTTCCCATATATCATGGCGATAACCATGATCATCAAAAGAGGGAGATAGTTACAAGAATGCACACCGCAGCTACTCAGACCGTGACTGATTTTTACTCCACAACTACTAATATAGTTGTAGCACCTACAGTCGAATTTGTAATTAGCGGTACTGCAACTTACACTACTACACTACTACCGGATGGTGTAGATCCTACAATTCAACCATCCGTTACGCTCACTACCACGCTCGCACTGAAACAAGCGGAAATGGTTTCCTCACTAGGAGCTGCAGGTTTACCTTCAAACGATGCCACTTCAGAGATACAAGGAAACCAGCGGGCAACAACACAGGACGTGAATAGCCAACAGACCACACAAGTACAAACCACGCAAGAACAAAGTACACAAGATACAGAACAGAGTTCAGTCGAGCCATCCTCCACCCAAATGACGACTACCGTTTCACCTACAACAATTAGTCAAATTACAAGCGCACAAGAAACAACTGCGAGCTCATCTGCAAATTTTGTGAGTGCGATTGGTAATGATCAAGTTCAAGCCTCTGTAATGAGTCAACCACCAGTTCAAGCTCATACGTCATTCGAAGCCACTGCAACTTCATCCAGCAGTGAAAATGCTCAGCCAGCTACAAGCACCAGCAGCAGTGCTCCAAGCGAAACATCAAGTTCTACCTCAGACAATAATAACATGAGCAATATCCCTGTTGCTGTTACCTACTCACCTTACAATAGTGACGGTACTTGCAGATCATCGGACTCAATCTACAATGACTTGAGAATTATCAAATCAAAAGGTATTTCTCAGGTGCGTATCTACGGCACAGATTGTAATTCGTTACAAGCCGTACAGCCTGCTTGCTCTGAATTAGGCATCAAGATTAATCAAGGTTTTTGGATATCCAGTGCTGGTGTCGATTCCATTGATGGTAGTGTAGCCTCTCTAATTGAATACGGCCAGCAAAATGGTTGGGACATCTTTGAATACATTACTATTGGTAACGAAGCAATTAACTCCGGATTCTGCAGCGTTAGcgatttgatttcaaaaattgcatCAGTAAAAAGTCAACTAAGAAGCGCTGGATATTCTGGCAGAGTCACTACAAGCGAGCCACCAGTATCCTACTCTAATCATCCAGAACTCTGTACAGACTCTGCTATCGATTTTGTTGGAATTAACCCTCATTCCTATTTCAACTCTGCGATTGACGCCTCGGGAGCAGGCTCTTTCATTAAAGGACAACTTCAATTAACTCAAAGAATTTGTGGCACAGACGATGTAGTGATAACAGAAACCGGTTATCCATCAAGGGGGAATACAAACGGTAGAAATGTTCCATCTGCAGAAAATCAACGAATTGCTGTTCAATCTATTTTAGATGAATTAGACAAACAAGTTACCATATTATCATATTTCGATGATCTATGGAAGGACCCTGGTTCATACGGTATCGAACAATCATTCGGTATCGAATCTCTACTGTCCTGa
- the ATP1 gene encoding F1F0 ATP synthase subunit alpha (similar to Saccharomyces cerevisiae ATP1 (YBL099W); ancestral locus Anc_7.432), with translation MLSRASALRSATRSLVNVARVARVARPATLIAGRRYATAKAQPTEVSSILEERIRGVSEEANLNETGRVLSVGDGIARVFGLNNIQAEELVEFSSGVKGMALNLEPGQVGIVLFGSDRLVKEGELVKRTGKIVDVGVGPALLGRVVDALGNPIDGKGPIDAVGRTRAQVKAPGILPRRSVHEPVQTGLKSVDALVPVGRGQRELIIGDRQTGKTAVALDTILNQKRWNDGNDEKKKLYCVYVAVGQKRSTVAQLVQTLEQHDAMKYTIIVAATASEAAPLQYLAPFTAASIGEWFRDNGKHALIVYDDLSKQAVAYRQLSLLLRRPPGREAYPGDVFYLHSRLLERAAKMSEKEGGGSLTALPVIETQGGDVSAYIPTNVISITDGQIFLEAELFYKGIRPAINVGLSVSRVGSAAQVKALKQVAGSLKLFLAQYREVAAFAQFGSDLDASTKQTLTRGERLTQLLKQPQYSPLAAEEQVPLIYAGVNGHLDNVALSRIGEFETAFLAYLKSNHDDILSTIRDKGELSKELLEKMKSATESFVATF, from the coding sequence ATGTTGTCCCGTGCCAGTGCTTTGCGTTCTGCTACCAGATCGCTTGTTAACGTTGCTAGAGTTGCTAGAGTTGCTAGACCAGCCACCCTCATTGCTGGAAGAAGATACGCCACAGCCAAAGCTCAACCTACAGAAGTTTCTTCGATTTTGGAAGAGAGAATTAGAGGTGTTTCCGAGGAGGCCAACTTGAACGAAACCGGTAGAGTTTTGTCTGTGGGTGATGGTATTGCTCGTGTGTTTGGTTTGAACAACATTCAAGCTGAAGAACTGGTTGAGTTTTCTTCAGGTGTCAAAGGTATGGCTCTGAATTTGGAACCAGGCCAGGTTGGTATCGTTTTGTTCGGTTCCGATAGATTAGTCAAGGAAGGTGAACTGGTTAAGAGAACCGGTAAGATTGTCGATGTTGGTGTTGGTCCTGCTCTGTTGGGTAGAGTTGTGGATGCATTGGGTAACCCAATCGATGGTAAGGGACCAATTGACGCAGTCGGCCGTACCAGAGCTCAAGTCAAGGCTCCTGGTATCTTGCCAAGAAGATCTGTTCACGAACCTGTCCAAACTGGTTTGAAATCCGTTGATGCTTTGGTTCCAGTTGGCAGAGGCCAAAGAGAATTGATTATTGGTGATCGTCAAACAGGTAAAACTGCTGTCGCATTAGACACTATcttgaatcaaaaaagatggaaTGACGgtaatgatgaaaagaagaagttgtaCTGTGTTTACGTCGCTGTTGGTCAAAAGAGATCTACTGTGGCCCAATTGGTTCAAACTCTTGAACAACACGATGCCATGAAATATACCATCATCGTTGCAGCTACAGCCTCAGAAGCTGCTCCTTTACAATATTTAGCTCCTTTCACAGCTGCTTCTATTGGTGAATGGTTCAGAGACAATGGTAAACACGCTTTGATCGTCTACGATGATTTGTCAAAGCAAGCTGTTGCTTACCGTCAATTATCTCTATTGTTGAGACGTCCACCTGGTCGTGAAGCTTATCCAGGTGATGTTTTCTACTTACATTCCAGGCTATTGGAAAGAGCTGCCAAGATGTCCGAGAAAGAAGGTGGTGGTTCTTTAACCGCTTTGCCTGTTATCGAAACTCAAGGTGGTGATGTCTCCGCTTATATTCCAACAAACGTTATTTCTATTACTGATGGTCAAATTTTCTTGGAAGCTGAATTATTCTACAAGGGTATCAGACCAGCTATTAATGTCGGTTTGTCAGTTTCAAGAGTTGGTTCCGCTGCTCAAGTTAAAGCCTTGAAACAAGTTGCAGGTTCCTTGAAACTTTTCTTGGCTCAATACAGAGAAGTCGCTGCTTTCGCTCAATTCGGTTCAGATTTGGATGCATCTACTAAACAAACTTTAACCAGAGGTGAAAGATTGACTCAATTGCTAAAACAACCTCAATACTCCCCTCTAGCCGCTGAAGAACAAGTTCCTTTGATCTATGCTGGTGTTAACGGTCATCTAGATAATGTTGCTCTATCAAGAATCGGTGAATTCGAAACCGCCTTTTTGGCTTActtgaaatcaaatcatGATGATATTCTATCCACTATTAGAGATAAGGGTGAATTGAGCAAAGAGTTGttggaaaagatgaagTCCGCTACTGAATCCTTTGTTGCTACTTTCTAA
- the ATH1 gene encoding alpha,alpha-trehalase ATH1 (similar to Saccharomyces cerevisiae ATH1 (YPR026W); ancestral locus Anc_7.433) produces MSLQLGLVLVAYWALVAADGAEAGGDFNAVFASVFETVGASGSSGSEAKKLYLHLKDDDGTFYENGTLGSRVFCQNTYTRQPYVANGYIGARIPNVGLGFSLDTFNMWSDPEVPGSLNNGWPLREQRYSGAYVSDFYCLQEKLNSTNFPELDEHGYTTVISSIPQWTNLQFSIQNGSRWFNATEVQVEDATSYSQNLSLKDGIVATELDWLGGLLTVRSEIICHKKIMPLAIISLSIKLNSDLLIDADELDIEIHDILDFNTSRRTVLRDSGFDEKNQGIHLTVEPENVPYSDTVIYSTASVEHGEELFIPNIKLSTNEKVAQSCKVKLSFDNPSLTIRKYVGVVSSEYFSGYQKNISNLDFAKQIAIQSKGHYDDLLSAHRNAWAQLYDGAQIEIPSDDFLEMTARSSMYHLLANTRTANISDARGLPVPVSGLSADSYGGMVFWDSDIWMQPALLPFAPKVALQISNYRNVTQHEAVSNARRNGFPGAVYPWTSGRFANCTSTGPCFDYEYHVNIDIALASFQVYLHGAKGIDDDYLRYTTWPIIKNAAVFFASFVKYNETLDIYETHNLTDPDEFANHISNGAFTNAGIKMLLKWATEIGLHLEEDIDEKWIDVSQKICIPKAPSNITLEYSGMNSSVESKQADVVLLIYPLNYIDKEWHKNSIKDLYFYSERQSASGPAMTSPVYASAAAALLDYGSSSQSHLYKSVQPFLRGPFAQFSEQANDDFLTNGLTQPAFPFLTANGGFLQSILYGLTGIRFSYAIDPKTKKITRKLKFVPTDLPLLPGGIAIKNFKYMNQVLDIIIDDCHGTIFHKMGDTPITVEAPEKTAVTDKEYKAYSFSSAQNSNLDSYMHTLYPGEKLILPLLKPMKNIDGNIVESKEAANLTEGVPGDVAYSAFDGNNYTHWQSFRKNETAILMIDLGKNNPQIIKSGSILWGQNPARNISIAVLPGIFELNNLINEKLHDKAALLKECIKASEGNCRLNLSFVPVLQDLKIKPSEQFLNSTDINLLPGNSTEFTIDEKHVNHTDSHGGSMLTRFVVFSMEGAYGDESDSQGATLKELVLRS; encoded by the coding sequence ATGAGTTTGCAATTGGGACTAGTTCTGGTCGCGTATTGGGCGTTAGTAGCAGCTGATGGCGCCGAAGCTGGTGGGGATTTCAATGCTGTATTTGCGTCGGTCTTCGAAACGGTTGGTGCTAGTGGTAGCAGCGGAAGTGAGGCGAAAAAACTGTACTTGCATCtcaaagatgatgacgGCACATTTTACGAAAATGGGACTCTAGGCTCGAGGGTCTTCTGCCAAAACACATACACCAGACAGCCCTATGTGGCGAATGGATACATTGGGGCGCGAATACCAAATGTCGGACTTGGGTTCTCACTTGACACCTTCAATATGTGGAGCGATCCGGAGGTCCCGGGTTCGCTTAACAATGGCTGGCCGCTTCGAGAACAAAGGTACTCAGGTGCGTATGTATCAGATTTCTACTGCTTACAAGAGAAATTAAATTCGACCAACTTCCCAGAGCTAGATGAGCATGGCTATACCACCGTCATATCGTCAATTCCTCAGTGGACAAATTTACAGTTTTCGATACAAAATGGGTCTCGGTGGTTCAATGCCACCGAAGTCCAGGTGGAGGATGCCACCAGTTACAGTCAAAATCtgtctttgaaagatgGAATTGTTGCCACCGAGCTGGATTGGCTTGGTGGTTTACTCACTGTCAGGAGTGAAATTATTTGCCATAAAAAGATCATGCCCCTCGCAATTATATCTCTGAGCATCAAGTTGAATTCGGATCTCCTAATCGATGCGGACGAGcttgatattgaaattcatgatattcttgatttcaatACTAGCCGTAGAACGGTTTTGAGAGACTCGGGTTTTGatgagaaaaatcaagGTATTCACTTAACCGTCGAACCGGAAAACGTGCCATATTCTGACACAGTAATATATTCTACAGCTTCAGTGGAACATGGAGAAGAATTGTTCATTCCGAATATAAAACTTTCAACAAATGAGAAAGTTGCACAATCCTGTAAAGTGAAGCTATCATTCGATAATCCTTCTTTGACGATTCGCAAATACGTTGGGGTCGTATCGTCAGAGTATTTCTCAGGGTATCAAAAGAACATATCTAATTTGGATTTTGCCAAACAAATTGCTATACAGAGTAAAGGACATTATGATGATCTTTTATCTGCCCACAGAAACGCTTGGGCTCAACTCTATGATGGTGCTCAGATTGAAATTCCCTCTGATGATTTTCTAGAGATGACTGCAAGGTCATCGATGTATCATCTGTTAGCTAATACAAGAACAGCAAATATATCAGATGCCCGAGGTCTCCCGGTGCCTGTTTCAGGATTATCAGCGGACTCCTATGGTGGGATGGTTTTTTGGGATTCTGATATTTGGATGCAACCGGCATTGTTGCCTTTCGCTCCAAAAGTTGCACTACAAATCAGTAATTATAGGAACGTAACTCAACATGAAGCAGTATCGAATGCACGTAGAAATGGATTTCCAGGTGCGGTTTATCCTTGGACTTCTGGTAGATTCGCCAATTGTACTTCAACTGGACCATGTTTTGATTACGAATACCATGTCAACATTGATATTGCATTAGCTTCATTTCAAGTTTATTTGCACGGTGCAAAGGGTATCGATGATGACTATCTGAGATATACGACGTGGCCAATAATTAAAAATGctgcagttttttttgcttcatttGTCAAATACAATGAAACCTTAGATATATATGAAACTCATAATTTAACTGATCCTGACGAGTTCGCTAATCATATAAGTAATGGTGCCTTTACGAATGCAGGTATCAAGATGCTTCTCAAATGGGCTACTGAAATCGGGCTCCATCTCGAAGAGGACATTGACGAAAAATGGATAGACGTTTCCCAAAAGATCTGCATTCCGAAAGCACCATCAAACATAACTTTAGAATATTCAGGGATGAATAGTTCAGTTGAAAGTAAACAGGCAGATGTGGTACTACTGATCTATCCGTTGAATTATATTGATAAAGAATGGCACAAGAATAGTATCAAGGACCTTTACTTCTATTCGGAGCGCCAATCCGCATCTGGACCGGCTATGACTTCCCCCGTTTATGCTTCTGCTGCTGCCGCGCTGTTGGATTACGGTTCATCTTCCCAAAGTCATCTTTATAAATCAGTGCAACCATTTTTAAGAGGTCCTTTTGCGCAATTTAGTGAGCAAGCCAACGATGATTTTTTAACAAATGGATTAACTCAACCTGCTTTCCCTTTCTTAACCGCAAATGGAGGGTTTTTGCAAAGTATTTTATATGGATTAACTGGGATAAGGTTCTCTTATGCCATCGACccaaaaacaaagaaaattacAAGAAAGTTAAAGTTCGTTCCTACGgatcttcctcttcttcctgGTGGTATTGcaattaaaaatttcaaatatatgaaCCAAGTTCTTGATATCATTATCGATGATTGTCATGGTACTATTTTTCATAAAATGGGTGATACACCCATTACCGTTGAAGCACCTGAGAAAACTGCAGTGACTGATAAAGAGTACAAAGCATACTCTTTTAGTAGTGCgcaaaattcaaatcttgataGCTACATGCACACGTTATATCCGGGAGAAAAGCTTATCCTTCCATTGTTGAAGCCAATGAAGAACATCGATGGAAATATTGTTGAAAGCAAAGAAGCAGCAAATTTAACAGAAGGAGTTCCCGGTGATGTTGCATATTCGGCATTTGATGGTAATAATTACACCCATTGGCAGTCCTTTCGGAAAAACGAGACAGCTATATTAATGATTGACTTGGGCAAAAATAATCCTCAAATAATCAAAAGTGGATCAATACTCTGGGGGCAAAACCCAGCAAGAAATATATCTATTGCAGTTTTACCTGGTATTTTCGAGTTGAATAATCTAATAAATGAAAAGCTGCACGACAAAGCTGCTTTACTGAAAGAATGCATCAAAGCGTCTGAGGGGAACTGTAGACtcaatctttcttttgtaCCTGTACTTCAGGACCTGAAAATTAAGCCATCGGAACAATTCCTAAATTCAACTGATATAAATTTATTGCCAGGCAATAGTACGGAATTTACGATTGATGAAAAGCATGTCAATCATACCGATAGTCACGGCGGTTCTATGCTAACAAGATTCGTCGTGTTCAGTATGGAAGGCGCTTATGGCGACGAAAGTGACAGTCAAGGTGCTACGTTGAAAGAGCTGGTTCTCAGGTCATAA